From the Serratia nematodiphila DZ0503SBS1 genome, one window contains:
- a CDS encoding ABC transporter substrate-binding protein translates to MPAVLIAKAGRWLAACVLLLAGAAQAAPIVVTDVAGRQVTLPQPAKRVILADARALLALNILHPQEPLKNIIAWDNSLKVKAPDLVEAYAKKFPQVMQIPTFDNPYTSDFSVESAVVRQPDLIIFDIGLLSKLKDSGVLTQLEKVGIPVLIIDFRQQPLTNTVASMALLGKVFDEQPNADAFIRLYQQRLELVRQRVATLKPEQRPSVFIERSAGIKGEQCCNTFGKGSFGQFIDTAGGNNIGSTLFSDMGGEVNVEQVISSNPDFYLLTGADWSRGHRGTLAVPLGYATDMATSQKKLAHLLDRTGINVLKAVKEKRVMAIYHQFYDTPLNFIAVEAIAKFLHPALFKDIDPQADIEMVHRKFTALDYSGVFWLTPQ, encoded by the coding sequence ATGCCCGCTGTTCTTATCGCCAAAGCCGGCCGCTGGTTGGCCGCCTGCGTTTTACTGTTGGCCGGCGCCGCTCAAGCCGCGCCGATCGTCGTCACCGATGTCGCCGGCCGCCAGGTCACCCTGCCGCAACCGGCCAAACGCGTTATCCTGGCCGATGCCCGCGCGCTGCTGGCGCTGAATATTCTGCATCCGCAGGAGCCGCTGAAAAACATCATCGCCTGGGACAACTCGCTGAAGGTCAAAGCGCCGGATCTGGTTGAAGCCTACGCGAAAAAATTCCCACAGGTCATGCAGATCCCCACCTTCGACAACCCCTACACCAGTGATTTCAGCGTAGAAAGCGCGGTGGTGCGTCAACCGGATCTGATCATTTTCGACATTGGCCTGCTGAGCAAATTGAAAGACAGCGGCGTGCTGACCCAGTTGGAAAAAGTCGGCATCCCGGTGCTGATCATCGATTTTCGCCAACAGCCGCTGACCAACACCGTCGCCAGCATGGCGCTGTTGGGTAAAGTATTTGACGAGCAGCCCAATGCCGATGCTTTCATCCGTCTCTATCAGCAGCGCCTCGAGCTGGTGCGGCAGCGGGTCGCCACGCTGAAACCGGAGCAGCGCCCCAGCGTCTTCATCGAGCGCAGCGCCGGTATCAAAGGCGAACAGTGCTGCAACACCTTCGGCAAAGGCAGCTTCGGGCAGTTCATCGATACCGCCGGCGGCAATAATATCGGCAGCACGCTATTTTCAGACATGGGCGGTGAAGTGAACGTCGAACAGGTGATCAGCAGCAACCCGGATTTCTATCTGCTGACCGGCGCCGACTGGAGCCGCGGCCATCGCGGCACGCTGGCGGTGCCGCTGGGTTACGCCACCGATATGGCCACCAGCCAAAAGAAACTGGCGCACCTGCTGGATCGCACCGGCATTAACGTGCTGAAAGCGGTGAAAGAAAAACGCGTGATGGCGATTTACCATCAATTTTACGACACGCCGCTCAACTTTATCGCGGTTGAGGCGATCGCCAAGTTCCTGCACCCGGCGCTGTTTAAAGATATTGATCCGCAAGCGGATATCGAAATGGTGCACCGGAAATTCACCGCGCTGGATTACAGCGGCGTCTTCTGGCTTACGCCGCAATAA
- a CDS encoding phosphocholine-specific phospholipase C, which translates to MPDLSRRDILRAAAIGSAFSLLPASIRKALAIPANNRTGTLRDVEHVVILMQENRSFDHYFGTLPGVRGFSDRFTIPLPGDRLVWQQQGAERLVLPYHLDSKRGNAQRVTGTPHSWVDEQAAWDHGRMSAWPTYKTPASMGYYRQQELPFQFALANAFTLCDAYHCSIHAGTNTNRLFHWTGTNGPSAADVAVVVNEWDSPGPADSGYQWTTYPERLEASGVSWKVYQFLPDNFTDNPLAGFRQYRAASIQVGNPAWPPKDFNAFVPYSDALNEAAPLYKGNGNTLPAADGNDLDAMLAGFRADVQQGKLPQVSWIIAPAAYSEHPDPSSPVQGGWFTQEILNALTDNPEVWSKTVLLVNYDENDGFFDHMPSPSAPSLREDGSFAGKSTVPFDTEIFQHVAPPGSQDQPPPDGRIYGPGPRVPMLVLSPWSRGGWVNSQVFDHTSVLQFLEKRFQVHEPNISAWRRAVCGDLTSAFNFVDPNGEALPSLPATSRHAADGLRQRQEQLPQVPLPSPAHQRLPHQRRLARPSRALPYQLHVEASVAVEQRRVTLNLFNTGEQGAVFHVYDRRDLAQIPRRFTVEAGKAVSDDWQTENEYHLWLLGPNGFHRELRGALSRPQPEVRLRPTGRNLLLQLNNPAPEAITVTLERCPYTQQGPWPITLPAGGSHQQAFDARASGGWYDITLQSAGGWLRRLAGRLEDGEHSVSDPLMGHE; encoded by the coding sequence ATGCCTGACCTTTCTCGCAGAGACATCCTGCGGGCTGCCGCCATCGGATCGGCGTTCTCGCTGTTGCCCGCCTCGATTCGCAAAGCGCTAGCCATTCCCGCCAATAACCGCACCGGCACCCTGCGCGACGTCGAACACGTGGTGATCCTGATGCAGGAGAACCGCTCTTTCGATCACTACTTCGGCACCTTGCCGGGCGTGCGCGGCTTCAGCGATCGATTTACCATTCCACTGCCCGGCGATCGCCTGGTCTGGCAGCAACAGGGCGCCGAACGGCTGGTGCTGCCCTACCATCTGGACAGCAAACGCGGCAACGCCCAGCGCGTCACCGGCACGCCGCACTCGTGGGTGGATGAGCAAGCCGCCTGGGATCACGGCCGCATGAGCGCCTGGCCCACCTACAAAACGCCGGCCTCGATGGGCTACTACCGCCAGCAGGAGCTGCCGTTCCAGTTTGCGCTGGCCAACGCCTTCACCCTGTGCGATGCCTATCACTGCTCCATCCACGCCGGCACCAACACCAACCGGCTGTTCCACTGGACCGGCACCAACGGCCCGTCCGCCGCCGACGTGGCGGTGGTGGTCAACGAATGGGACAGCCCCGGCCCGGCGGACAGCGGCTACCAGTGGACAACCTATCCGGAACGGCTGGAGGCAAGCGGCGTCAGCTGGAAGGTGTATCAATTCCTGCCGGACAACTTTACCGACAACCCGCTGGCGGGTTTTCGCCAATACCGCGCCGCCAGCATTCAAGTGGGCAACCCGGCGTGGCCACCGAAAGACTTCAACGCTTTCGTGCCTTATAGCGATGCGCTCAACGAGGCCGCACCGCTGTACAAAGGCAACGGCAACACTCTGCCGGCCGCCGACGGCAACGATCTGGACGCCATGCTGGCCGGATTCCGCGCCGACGTGCAGCAGGGCAAACTGCCGCAGGTCAGCTGGATCATCGCGCCGGCGGCCTATTCGGAACACCCCGATCCCTCCAGCCCGGTACAGGGCGGCTGGTTCACCCAAGAGATCCTCAACGCGCTGACCGACAACCCGGAGGTGTGGAGTAAAACCGTTCTGTTGGTCAACTACGACGAAAACGACGGCTTTTTTGACCATATGCCTTCGCCTTCCGCGCCGTCGCTGCGCGAAGACGGCAGCTTCGCCGGTAAATCGACGGTGCCGTTCGACACCGAGATCTTCCAGCACGTGGCGCCGCCCGGCTCGCAGGATCAACCGCCGCCGGACGGCCGCATCTACGGCCCCGGCCCGCGGGTGCCGATGCTGGTGCTGTCGCCCTGGAGCCGCGGCGGCTGGGTCAATTCGCAGGTTTTCGATCACACCTCGGTGCTGCAATTTTTGGAAAAGCGCTTTCAGGTGCATGAACCCAACATCAGCGCCTGGCGCCGCGCGGTGTGCGGCGATCTCACTTCGGCGTTCAACTTTGTCGATCCTAACGGCGAAGCGCTGCCGAGCCTGCCCGCCACCAGCCGCCACGCCGCCGACGGCCTGCGCCAGCGTCAGGAACAGCTGCCGCAAGTACCGCTGCCATCGCCCGCCCACCAGCGTTTACCCCATCAACGCCGCCTGGCGCGCCCTTCCCGCGCGTTGCCCTACCAGCTGCACGTCGAGGCCAGCGTCGCGGTCGAGCAACGCCGCGTGACGCTGAACCTGTTCAATACCGGCGAGCAGGGAGCGGTGTTTCACGTCTACGACCGGCGCGATCTGGCGCAGATCCCGCGCCGTTTTACCGTCGAGGCGGGCAAGGCGGTCAGCGACGACTGGCAAACGGAGAATGAGTACCATCTGTGGCTGCTTGGCCCCAACGGCTTTCATCGTGAGTTGCGCGGCGCCCTGAGCCGGCCGCAGCCGGAGGTGCGTTTGCGCCCGACGGGGCGCAACCTGCTGCTGCAGTTGAATAACCCGGCCCCCGAAGCGATAACGGTCACCCTCGAACGCTGCCCTTACACGCAGCAAGGCCCGTGGCCTATCACGCTGCCTGCGGGCGGCAGCCATCAGCAAGCGTTTGACGCCCGCGCCAGCGGCGGTTGGTACGATATTACGCTGCAAAGCGCCGGGGGCTGGCTGCGCCGCCTGGCGGGGCGGCTGGAAGATGGCGAACACAGCGTCAGCGACCCGCTGATGGGCCATGAGTAA
- the queF gene encoding NADPH-dependent 7-cyano-7-deazaguanine reductase QueF (Catalyzes the NADPH-dependent reduction of 7-cyano-7-deazaguanine (preQ0) to 7-aminomethyl-7-deazaguanine (preQ1) in queuosine biosynthesis), translating to MHIQKQDKITHLGANSDYPDQYAPALLEALPRARGRDLIGVDERQLPFSGFDLWTAFELSWLNAKGKPVVGIGEFTFPHSSSNLIESKSFKLYLNSFNQTRFDSVEQVSAAMQKDLSQAANGQVTVKLYPGLEGYPAQIDRLPGINIDDLDIAVDDFAFKPEYLSGAADQGEHVAETLSSNLLKSNCLVTNQPDWGSVVIRYEGRQIDRESLLRYLISFRQHNEFHEQCVERIFNDIKQSCRPEKLSVFARYTRRGGLDINPFRSDFETAPTLGRLIRQ from the coding sequence ATGCATATCCAAAAGCAAGATAAAATCACCCATCTTGGCGCGAACTCCGATTATCCGGATCAATATGCTCCCGCATTGCTCGAAGCCTTGCCGCGTGCCCGCGGCCGCGATCTGATCGGCGTGGACGAGCGGCAACTGCCGTTCAGCGGCTTTGATCTGTGGACCGCCTTCGAGCTGTCGTGGCTCAACGCCAAGGGCAAGCCGGTGGTGGGCATCGGCGAATTTACCTTCCCGCATTCCTCGTCGAACCTGATCGAATCCAAATCGTTCAAGCTGTATCTCAACAGCTTCAACCAAACGCGCTTCGACAGCGTGGAACAGGTGAGCGCCGCTATGCAGAAGGATCTGTCGCAGGCGGCCAATGGCCAGGTCACCGTCAAGCTCTATCCGGGTCTGGAAGGTTATCCGGCGCAGATCGATCGTCTGCCGGGCATCAACATCGACGATCTGGATATCGCGGTCGATGACTTCGCCTTCAAACCGGAATACCTGAGCGGCGCGGCCGATCAAGGGGAGCACGTAGCGGAGACGCTGTCTTCCAATCTGCTGAAATCCAACTGCCTGGTCACCAACCAGCCGGACTGGGGCAGCGTGGTGATCCGCTATGAAGGCCGCCAAATCGATCGCGAAAGCCTGCTGCGCTACCTGATCTCCTTCCGCCAGCACAACGAATTCCACGAGCAGTGCGTCGAGCGCATTTTCAACGACATCAAGCAGAGCTGCCGCCCGGAAAAACTCAGCGTGTTCGCGCGTTACACCCGCCGCGGCGGCCTGGACATCAACCCCTTCCGCAGCGATTTCGAAACGGCGCCGACGCTCGGCCGCCTGATCAGACAGTAA
- a CDS encoding queuosine precursor transporter, protein MEPNQKFKLLGFTRHGTIAANVMVLATGKTITMGLNELADSEISEDLSRHELQALYRKLYGDNQQKTAYELSDRHERSWYAYLIITVALSVIYIFSTLCGVKPIQIPVLNLITPPAIFIYPLTFILVDILNEFYGLRLARRTIIISFIANLTFVLGVWVTTLVPSIPQWEYSETYNGIVHSIMAVLVASSAAYLISENVNSYLLCKIKELTNSRYLFVRVITSTVVASAIDSVVFCTLAFYNVLSWDIIKTMILSQFLIKVVYALLGVGPIYATRSLFNRYINTEQAKGNEYAYPKAR, encoded by the coding sequence ATGGAACCGAATCAGAAGTTCAAGCTGTTGGGCTTCACCCGGCATGGCACCATCGCGGCCAATGTTATGGTATTAGCCACCGGCAAAACCATCACCATGGGGCTGAATGAGCTGGCCGACAGCGAAATATCAGAAGATTTAAGCCGGCATGAGCTGCAGGCGCTGTACCGTAAACTCTATGGTGACAACCAACAAAAAACCGCCTACGAGCTCAGCGATCGCCATGAACGATCCTGGTACGCCTACCTGATTATTACCGTGGCGCTCAGCGTGATTTATATTTTCTCAACGCTGTGCGGCGTCAAGCCGATCCAAATCCCGGTGCTGAATCTCATCACGCCGCCGGCGATCTTCATTTACCCGCTCACGTTCATTCTGGTGGATATCCTCAACGAATTCTATGGCTTACGGCTGGCCAGGCGCACCATCATCATCTCGTTTATCGCCAATCTGACCTTCGTCCTGGGCGTTTGGGTAACGACGCTGGTGCCGAGCATTCCGCAGTGGGAGTACAGCGAGACCTACAACGGCATCGTGCACAGCATCATGGCGGTGCTGGTGGCCTCGTCGGCGGCCTATCTGATCTCCGAAAACGTCAACTCCTACCTGCTCTGCAAAATCAAAGAGTTGACCAATTCCCGCTACCTGTTTGTGCGCGTGATCACCAGCACCGTAGTGGCTTCGGCCATCGACAGCGTGGTGTTCTGCACGCTGGCGTTCTACAACGTGCTGAGCTGGGACATCATCAAAACCATGATCCTGTCGCAGTTCCTGATCAAGGTGGTTTACGCCCTGCTGGGCGTCGGGCCGATCTACGCCACCCGCAGTCTGTTTAATCGCTACATCAATACCGAACAAGCAAAGGGCAATGAATATGCATATCCAAAAGCAAGATAA
- a CDS encoding helix-turn-helix domain-containing protein codes for MKTTNAQRKINIIKNIEYLMRTRGETKASFSNRSGLTRTTLYKILDGRVNNVQQSTVNRISDFFGVSCEEIEDYDLEKLELLNETLSTEGNKNPSAIPVIPQSRYLAVSQRKIGQLVTEFPLTYFFGDESNMLAMKIETEIKGSFIPGEVIIIKRPPVLICDSPLLYHSGKSGFFVVDDKDSESMDKRPQDTVQFLGYIVGERL; via the coding sequence ATGAAAACCACCAACGCACAGCGCAAAATCAACATCATTAAAAATATTGAATATCTGATGCGTACCCGCGGTGAAACCAAGGCTTCCTTTTCCAATCGCAGCGGCCTGACGCGCACGACTCTCTACAAAATTCTTGACGGAAGAGTGAACAACGTTCAGCAATCCACCGTGAATCGGATCTCCGATTTCTTCGGTGTCTCCTGTGAAGAGATCGAAGATTACGATCTGGAAAAGCTGGAGCTGCTTAACGAAACGCTGTCCACCGAAGGCAACAAGAACCCTTCCGCCATTCCGGTGATCCCGCAGTCGCGCTACCTGGCCGTCTCGCAGCGCAAGATCGGGCAACTGGTCACTGAGTTCCCTTTGACTTATTTCTTCGGCGATGAGTCGAACATGTTGGCAATGAAAATAGAGACCGAAATTAAAGGGTCATTTATTCCCGGCGAAGTCATCATCATCAAACGCCCGCCGGTACTGATTTGCGATTCGCCTTTGCTGTATCACTCGGGAAAAAGCGGCTTCTTTGTGGTTGACGACAAAGACAGCGAAAGCATGGACAAACGCCCTCAGGACACCGTGCAATTCCTGGGTTACATCGTTGGAGAAAGGCTATAA
- a CDS encoding cytosine permease, protein MIKIEDYPLTRVPQDKRVSFLSVAIVHMGMLTALDQFMLGAVLGNSMTLIDAFTAIFVGSLIFGVVTYGLGLAGMREGISGSLLARWCGFGRLGSVLIGVVVAVSLLGWFGIQNAIFAKSLDFALGNKLGFGLAAGLSGTLLTILVAFGFKALRIAARIAVPMFIMLVAYISVTALSGHNLQEIIQLAPPGEPLTISAGITIVVGGAIVASLMTPDLTRYSKNGKHVLGVTLFTIIAGEFVVNGLAILIAKTLGTADVVTIMSQAAGGAGLLVVVFSTLRVNDLNLYSSSLGIVNAVEGITGKKLKYTYTTLVIGILGTTLSVLGILDRFVDFLTVLGVVFPPIIGIMLVDYYLLRSHRKILDESRRTGQLPNETPTIGCAAIVASIAGGAVGLATEWGVPTINSLVAASLLYWLLKLVFSRAQKPLASQKSL, encoded by the coding sequence GTGATAAAGATCGAAGATTATCCGCTCACCCGGGTGCCGCAGGATAAACGAGTTTCGTTTTTAAGCGTGGCCATCGTGCATATGGGCATGCTGACCGCGCTGGACCAGTTCATGCTCGGCGCCGTACTCGGCAATTCCATGACGCTGATTGACGCCTTCACCGCCATCTTCGTCGGCAGCCTGATCTTCGGCGTGGTGACCTACGGCCTGGGGCTGGCGGGCATGCGCGAAGGCATTTCCGGCAGCCTGCTGGCGCGCTGGTGCGGCTTCGGCCGTCTGGGCTCGGTGCTGATCGGCGTGGTGGTTGCCGTCAGCCTGCTGGGTTGGTTCGGCATTCAGAACGCCATTTTCGCCAAGTCGCTCGACTTCGCGCTCGGCAATAAGCTGGGCTTCGGCCTGGCCGCCGGGCTCTCGGGCACGCTATTGACCATCCTGGTGGCATTCGGCTTCAAGGCGCTGCGCATCGCCGCCCGTATCGCGGTGCCGATGTTCATCATGCTGGTGGCCTATATTTCGGTGACCGCGCTTTCCGGCCATAACCTGCAGGAGATCATCCAGCTGGCACCGCCGGGTGAACCGCTGACCATCAGCGCCGGCATCACCATCGTCGTCGGTGGCGCCATCGTGGCCAGCCTGATGACCCCCGATCTGACCCGTTACTCCAAAAACGGCAAGCACGTGCTCGGCGTCACGCTCTTCACCATTATCGCCGGCGAGTTCGTGGTGAACGGCCTGGCGATCCTGATCGCCAAAACCCTGGGCACCGCGGATGTGGTCACCATCATGTCGCAAGCGGCCGGCGGCGCCGGTTTGCTGGTGGTGGTGTTCTCCACCCTGCGCGTCAACGATCTCAACCTGTACTCTTCTTCGCTGGGCATCGTCAATGCGGTGGAAGGCATCACCGGCAAGAAGCTGAAGTACACCTACACTACGCTGGTGATCGGTATTCTGGGCACCACGCTGTCGGTGCTGGGCATTCTTGACCGTTTTGTCGACTTCCTGACGGTGCTTGGCGTGGTCTTCCCGCCGATTATCGGCATCATGCTGGTGGACTATTATCTGCTGCGCAGCCATCGCAAGATCCTGGATGAGAGCCGCCGGACCGGCCAGTTGCCGAACGAAACGCCAACTATCGGCTGTGCGGCGATCGTCGCCAGCATCGCCGGCGGCGCCGTTGGCCTGGCGACCGAATGGGGCGTACCGACCATCAATTCCCTGGTCGCTGCCAGCCTGCTGTATTGGCTGCTTAAACTGGTCTTCAGCCGGGCGCAAAAACCGCTGGCATCACAGAAATCGCTCTGA
- a CDS encoding helix-turn-helix transcriptional regulator, which translates to MGSSHKNNESYFKGLITMMEHLSEPWGIKDHLSRHLYMNRAAYLYTNTPLNFDVAGKYDHEFPADWADSAADFIEHDKMTEAARDRVTVIETHYWYGKDSLTPFISEKLPVYNDDKQVIGVIWNAKPMNSLSPLKYINQQKPSVLTTEVNNELFTRAELDVIFLMLQRFTVKEIAKIYNVSNKTIENRIYNIYQKANVHTQQQFEEYCKYANLDNYIPDRLITKGIQFI; encoded by the coding sequence ATGGGTTCATCACATAAAAATAATGAATCTTATTTTAAGGGCCTCATCACCATGATGGAGCACCTGAGCGAACCCTGGGGCATCAAAGACCACCTGTCCCGCCACCTCTATATGAACCGCGCCGCTTATCTCTATACCAATACGCCGCTGAATTTCGACGTCGCCGGCAAATATGACCACGAGTTCCCCGCCGACTGGGCCGACTCCGCCGCCGACTTTATCGAGCATGACAAGATGACCGAAGCGGCGCGCGATCGGGTCACGGTCATAGAAACGCACTACTGGTACGGCAAAGACAGCCTGACGCCGTTTATCAGCGAAAAGCTGCCGGTGTACAACGATGACAAACAGGTGATTGGCGTGATCTGGAACGCCAAGCCGATGAACAGCCTGTCGCCGCTGAAGTATATCAATCAGCAAAAACCCAGCGTGTTGACCACCGAAGTCAATAACGAGCTGTTCACCCGTGCCGAACTCGATGTTATTTTCCTTATGCTGCAAAGATTTACGGTGAAAGAGATCGCCAAAATCTATAATGTCAGCAATAAGACCATCGAAAACCGCATTTATAACATTTACCAGAAGGCCAACGTGCATACTCAGCAGCAATTTGAGGAATACTGCAAATACGCCAATCTGGATAACTACATTCCCGATCGCCTGATAACCAAAGGCATTCAATTTATTTGA
- a CDS encoding GNAT family N-acetyltransferase, with product MNINITDKPNPQDEEFVIDSLWAHNHKTQPVDIHPLFLTVTDDNQQIVGGLVARTWWGGLEVQYLWVGDQCRKSGYGRQLMELAEEEARKRGCHMAYVDTFDFQARGFYEKLGYRVYGELGDYAHRHTRHYLAKSL from the coding sequence ATGAATATTAATATCACCGACAAACCCAACCCGCAGGATGAAGAGTTCGTTATCGACAGCCTTTGGGCGCACAATCACAAAACCCAGCCCGTAGACATTCACCCGCTGTTCCTGACCGTTACCGACGACAACCAGCAGATCGTCGGCGGCCTGGTCGCGCGCACCTGGTGGGGCGGCCTGGAAGTGCAGTATCTGTGGGTTGGCGATCAATGCCGCAAAAGCGGGTATGGCCGCCAATTGATGGAGTTGGCCGAAGAAGAAGCCCGCAAGCGCGGTTGCCATATGGCCTATGTCGATACCTTCGATTTCCAGGCCAGAGGCTTCTACGAAAAATTGGGCTACCGGGTCTACGGCGAGCTGGGCGACTATGCGCATCGCCACACCCGCCATTATCTGGCTAAAAGCCTGTAA
- a CDS encoding alpha/beta hydrolase, whose amino-acid sequence MFLSNRHFISALLALAIGLWLPGSVLARPDLERKIGTTVADSDSADYRFSDLRFTSADGRRHYRVRIAQPHRAPEPGGYPTVYFLDGNAVLMELNAALLAKLAAAKRPPVLVMIGYDNDLRIDAAGRAYDYTLPLPAGMKTPPRAGGGADAFLQLIETRIKPAIAARLAVDPQRQTLWGHSYGGLFVLHTLFTHPAAFQRYIAVEPSLWWGNGMILQEAQRMTERRAAPAVRLQLWVGLAERDRAAPPGVKSPALPADATHLLAEQLAQLDGFTVGYREWPALGHGAMLGATIEPALGSVIAED is encoded by the coding sequence ATGTTTTTGTCCAACCGGCATTTTATCTCTGCGCTTCTGGCGCTCGCCATCGGCCTTTGGCTGCCGGGTTCCGTGCTGGCCAGGCCCGATTTGGAACGCAAGATCGGCACTACCGTAGCCGATAGCGATTCTGCGGATTACCGCTTCAGCGACCTGCGCTTCACCTCCGCCGATGGCCGACGGCATTACCGCGTTCGCATCGCCCAACCGCATCGGGCGCCTGAGCCGGGCGGCTATCCAACGGTTTATTTCCTCGACGGCAACGCGGTGCTGATGGAGCTGAACGCCGCCTTACTGGCCAAATTGGCGGCGGCGAAGCGGCCGCCGGTGCTGGTCATGATCGGCTATGACAACGATCTGCGCATCGATGCCGCCGGCCGCGCCTACGACTATACGCTCCCTCTGCCGGCAGGCATGAAGACACCGCCGCGGGCCGGCGGGGGCGCGGATGCGTTCCTGCAATTGATTGAAACTCGGATCAAACCGGCGATCGCCGCCAGACTGGCGGTCGATCCGCAGCGGCAGACGCTGTGGGGGCACTCCTACGGCGGGCTCTTCGTTCTGCACACGTTGTTTACCCATCCTGCCGCCTTTCAGCGCTATATCGCCGTGGAACCCTCGCTGTGGTGGGGCAACGGCATGATCCTGCAAGAAGCGCAGCGGATGACGGAACGGCGCGCGGCGCCGGCGGTAAGGCTGCAACTGTGGGTTGGCCTGGCGGAACGCGATCGCGCGGCCCCGCCCGGTGTAAAGAGCCCCGCTCTGCCGGCGGACGCGACGCATTTGCTGGCCGAACAGCTGGCGCAGCTCGACGGTTTCACCGTCGGCTATCGGGAATGGCCCGCCTTAGGGCACGGCGCCATGCTGGGCGCGACCATCGAGCCGGCGCTGGGTAGCGTCATCGCAGAAGACTGA
- a CDS encoding ATP-grasp fold amidoligase family protein yields MKRQFKKFILDQLAVLAPEFKARLIYKRAFGKPLNLQSPSTWNEKINHLKLNDYSNNALVTQCADKYAVREYIKEKGCEEILNELYFSCDSVQEIPWETLPDKFVIKGNHGSGYNLICQNKQSLNIKNASHLIDGWMKDDYWKTYVELNYKGIQKKIIGEKYIESANGHGPEDYKIYCFRGVPYCTLLCVGRDTGTPKYYFFDKEFKFLCYSEDCLALSQEEIDAFVKPEGYDELFEYATRLSAPFEFVRVDFYISQGHIIFGELTFTPSAGLDTDILPPTDILLGKMLTLQQH; encoded by the coding sequence ATGAAGAGACAATTCAAGAAGTTTATTCTAGATCAACTGGCCGTATTAGCCCCCGAGTTCAAGGCCAGATTGATATACAAAAGGGCATTTGGCAAACCGCTGAATTTACAGTCGCCCTCAACCTGGAATGAAAAAATAAATCATCTTAAGTTGAATGACTACAGTAATAACGCATTGGTGACTCAATGTGCAGATAAATATGCGGTGAGAGAGTACATCAAAGAAAAGGGATGTGAAGAGATTCTCAATGAGTTGTATTTCTCCTGTGATTCAGTGCAGGAAATACCCTGGGAAACGCTGCCTGATAAGTTTGTCATTAAGGGAAACCACGGTTCAGGGTATAATTTAATTTGCCAAAACAAACAATCGTTGAACATTAAAAACGCCTCTCATCTGATCGATGGATGGATGAAAGACGATTACTGGAAAACCTATGTAGAACTCAACTACAAAGGGATACAAAAAAAGATCATTGGGGAAAAGTATATCGAATCGGCCAATGGTCACGGGCCTGAAGACTATAAAATCTATTGTTTCCGCGGTGTGCCTTACTGCACCTTGCTGTGCGTCGGCAGGGATACCGGGACGCCAAAATATTACTTCTTCGACAAAGAGTTCAAGTTCCTTTGCTATAGCGAAGACTGCCTGGCATTGAGCCAGGAGGAGATAGACGCTTTCGTGAAGCCTGAGGGATACGATGAACTGTTTGAGTACGCCACTCGCTTGTCGGCGCCCTTTGAGTTTGTTCGCGTTGATTTCTACATCTCGCAAGGCCACATCATTTTTGGCGAGCTAACCTTTACCCCCTCCGCCGGATTGGATACGGATATTTTGCCGCCGACCGATATTTTGCTTGGCAAGATGCTGACGCTGCAGCAGCACTGA